One Dromiciops gliroides isolate mDroGli1 chromosome 3, mDroGli1.pri, whole genome shotgun sequence DNA segment encodes these proteins:
- the LOC122748084 gene encoding putative olfactory receptor 52P1: MLISNHSGATTFTLLGIPGLEAQNLWLSIPFSTMFVAIIMGNGGILFLVATEPSLQAPMYFLLALLMVSDLASTLAVLPRLLWLFWFDAHEISTKECLVQMFFIHCASVVRSALLVAMAFDRYVAVCEPLRYSTILNHTVVGQLSLVALAKGVILILPMPLLLQRLTFCRTVIPHTYCDHMAVVKMACAHTKVNRVYGLFVILLVIGFDLLLIGISYVLILHAVLRLSSRDAILKALNTCSAHFFVILITYVPALFSSITHRIGPIIPPHAHILLANLYLLMPSLFNPVIYGIKMKEIRYKMIKCLCRRDTLAINPGYKDGSE; this comes from the coding sequence ATGCTGatctccaaccattctggtgctACGACCTTCACATTATTGGGCATCCCTGGCCTAGAGGCCCAGAATTTATGGCTCTCCATCCCCTTCTCAACCATGTTTGTTGCCATCATCATGGGCAATGGTGGCATTCTTTTTCTTGTAGCAACAGAGCCCTCCCTTCAAGCACCCATGTACTTCCTTCTGGCCCTGCTGATGGTCTCTGACTTGGCATCTACCTTGGCTGTGCTTCCCAGGCTCCTCTGGCTCTTCTGGTTTGATGCCCATGAGATAAGCACCAAAGAATGTCTTGTTCAGATGTTCTTCATCCATTGTGCATCTGTAGTGCGTTCAGCACTCCTTGTGGCAATGGCCTTTGATCGCTATGTGGCAGTTTGTGAGCCACTCCGTTATAGTACCATCCTGAACCACACTGTGGTGGGGCAGCTGTCACTGGTAGCCCTTGCCAAAGGAGTGATCCTCATCTTACCGATGCCATTACTGCTCCAGAGGCTGACCTTCTGCAGGACAGTTATTCCTCATACCTACTGTGACCACATGGCTGTTGTGAAGATGGCTTGTGCTCACACCAAGGTCAACCGTGTCTATGGATTGTTTGTAATTCTCCTGGTGATAGGGTTTGACCTTCTGCTTATTGGAATCTCCTATGTACTAATCCTACATGCTGTGTTGCGCCTCTCATCACGAGATGCCATTCTAAAAGCACTCAATACCTGCTCAGCCCACTTCTTCGTAATCCTCATCACCTATGTGCCCGCACTTTTTTCATCCATCACCCACCGCATAGGACCCATTATCCCTCCTCATGCACACATCCTGCTCGCTAATCTGTACCTACTCATGCCCTCTTTGTTCAACCCTGTTATCTATGGAATTAAGATGAAGGAGATAAGGTACAAAATGATAAAGTGTCTGTGCAGGAGGGATACTCTGGCCATTAACCCAGGATACAAAGATGGGAGTGAATAA
- the LOC122749557 gene encoding putative olfactory receptor 52P1, translated as MISSNHTIQEPLVFFLLGIPGLESIHLWLSIPVCCLGMATVVGNVTILVVIATEPSLHKPVYFFLCMLSTIDLAASVTTLPKLLAILWFGAGHIAAAACLAQMFFIHAFCMMESTVLLAMAFDRYVAICDPLRYATILTDTVIARIGLAAVLRGSLLMFPCPFLIGRLRFCHSHVIPHTYCEHMAVVKLACGNTIPNRVYGLTAALLVIGVDLLCIGLSYVLIARAVLRLSSREARAKALGTCGSHICVILISYTPALFSFFTHRFGHHVPLHIHILLANVYLLFPPALNPIVYGVKTKEIRDRVIRVFLRGQSSGDKG; from the coding sequence ATGATATCTTCAAACCACACAATTCAGGAACCCCTTGTCTTCTTTCTCCTGGgcattccaggcttggagtcaatCCATCTATGGCTCTCCATACCAGTGTGCTGTTTGGGTATGGCTACTGTTGTGGGTAATGTGACCATCCTGGTTGTGATTGCCACTGAACCTTCCTTGCATAAGCCTGTGTACTTTTTCCTCTGCATGCTCTCCACCATTGACCTGGCTGCATCAGTTACCACATTGCCCAAACTTCTCGCCATCCTGTGGTTTGGGGCTGGGCACATTGCTGCTGCTGCCTGCCTGGCCCAGATGTTCTTCATTCATGCCTTCTGCATGATGGAGTCCACAGTGCTGCTAGCCATGGCCTTTGACCGTTATGTTGCCATCTGTGACCCACTGCGTTATGCCACCATTCTTACTGACACAGTCATTGCTCGGATTGGCTTAGCTGCTGTGCTACGTGGTTCGCTGCTGATGTTTCCTTGCCCCTTTCTTATTGGGCGCCTGAGATTCTGCCACAGCCATGTGATTCCACACACATACTGTGAACATATGGCTGTGGTGAAGTTGGCTTGTGGGAACACTATACCCAACCGTGTGTACGGTTTGACAGCAGCATTGCTTGTCATCGGTGTTGACTTGCTCTGCATTGGCCTCTCTTATGTACTCATTGCACGAGCTGTCCTCCGTCTCTCATCCCGTGAAGCCAGGGCTAAGGCCCTGGGAACCTGTGGCTCCCACATCTGTGTTATCCTCATCTCCTACACACctgccctcttttccttctttacccATCGCTTTGGCCACCATGTCCCACTTCATATTCACATTCTCCTGGCAAATGTTTATCTGCTGTTCCCACCAGCACTCAATCCCATTGTTTATGGTGTTAAAACCAAAGAGATCCGAGATCGAGTAATTAGGGTATTCTTGAGAGGTCAGAGCTCTGGGGACAAAGGCTAA